One genomic segment of Virgibacillus doumboii includes these proteins:
- a CDS encoding phospholipase D family protein, translated as MLKPGDNRLNYSDLLTPPAGYEVEFAVGTTYSLDLEALVGVPLALSLSEEMNRTLKDDPVYVLEGLRRSADKFAIFCEAGQVKVPRDANSIFAMMENSVFEVSLENDMSFHPKIWLIKYRNEEDELLYRLLVLTRNMTFDRSWDIAIALEGTMDSEKTSKNLPLADFLHFLTQCSTDELKTKQIKTLMDELEFVHFNPVQKQIPAFDFCPLGIGDYGKDDTGLFESYHKLIIISPFISESIVRELNEKSLSHPEKVLITRKTELHKLSPDVFNGFVVYTLKDSVIDGETALSGETDEEAIAQLQDIHAKLYARSKYNEHHIYIGSANSSRNAFNGNVEFLLKLKYQKRGFRITNLLDDLFGDDEDDNPFERIEEIPDEDEADTNITDQLQKAIKQLCRVESEAYVTAEEDQYSVKITFDSIPDDNIQFTISPLLSTKSQPLQSITIFEQLSMLELGSFYTITAEKDDEQVERVIKINTSGIPEDRDGAIFRSIIDNSHKFLKYVAFLLADDFLMAALENSERQHSGFGNWEEDSGEDPVLYENMLTTAARSPEKLKDVENMIRIIRDEKIIPQEFDQLYQTFIQAAKKVKK; from the coding sequence ATGCTGAAACCGGGAGATAACCGTCTTAATTACTCTGATTTACTTACTCCACCAGCAGGTTATGAAGTAGAGTTTGCAGTAGGGACAACGTATTCATTGGATTTAGAAGCATTAGTCGGGGTTCCATTGGCATTAAGTCTGTCTGAAGAAATGAATCGAACACTAAAGGATGACCCGGTATACGTACTTGAAGGATTAAGAAGAAGTGCTGATAAGTTTGCGATATTCTGTGAAGCAGGTCAGGTTAAGGTTCCCCGGGATGCTAATTCAATTTTTGCAATGATGGAAAACAGTGTATTTGAAGTTTCCCTGGAGAATGATATGTCCTTTCACCCGAAGATTTGGCTGATCAAGTACCGAAATGAGGAGGACGAGCTTTTATATCGGCTGCTCGTTTTGACACGCAATATGACGTTTGACAGGAGCTGGGATATAGCAATTGCGCTTGAGGGTACGATGGATTCAGAAAAAACTAGTAAAAATCTCCCATTAGCGGACTTTTTACATTTTCTCACCCAGTGTTCCACAGATGAATTGAAAACTAAACAAATCAAAACGCTGATGGATGAACTTGAGTTTGTACACTTCAATCCTGTTCAAAAGCAAATTCCAGCGTTTGATTTTTGCCCGCTTGGAATTGGTGACTATGGGAAAGATGATACAGGGCTTTTTGAAAGTTACCATAAGTTAATCATTATATCACCATTTATCAGTGAATCTATTGTCCGTGAGTTAAATGAAAAATCGCTATCACATCCGGAAAAAGTGCTGATAACCCGAAAAACAGAATTGCATAAGCTTTCACCGGATGTATTTAACGGCTTTGTTGTATATACGTTAAAGGATTCTGTAATTGATGGGGAAACAGCTCTTAGCGGTGAAACGGATGAGGAAGCAATAGCACAACTCCAGGATATCCATGCAAAGCTATATGCCAGGTCGAAGTATAATGAACACCATATTTATATTGGATCAGCAAATAGTTCCAGAAATGCATTTAACGGAAATGTTGAATTTTTGCTGAAGCTGAAATATCAAAAACGCGGATTCAGGATTACAAATCTGTTGGATGATTTATTTGGCGATGATGAAGATGACAATCCGTTTGAAAGAATCGAGGAAATTCCTGATGAGGATGAAGCGGATACGAATATAACGGACCAGCTGCAAAAGGCGATTAAACAATTATGCAGGGTTGAATCAGAGGCTTATGTAACAGCTGAAGAAGATCAGTATTCTGTAAAGATCACATTCGACTCGATTCCTGATGATAATATTCAATTTACTATCAGTCCATTGTTAAGTACGAAAAGTCAGCCGCTTCAATCAATTACAATTTTTGAACAGCTCAGTATGCTTGAACTCGGTAGTTTTTATACCATAACAGCAGAAAAAGATGATGAACAGGTCGAACGTGTCATCAAAATAAACACAAGCGGAATTCCAGAAGATCGTGATGGAGCGATTTTTCGATCCATCATAGATAACTCACATAAGTTTTTAAAATATGTTGCATTTTTATTGGCAGATGATTTTTTAATGGCAGCCCTTGAAAATTCTGAGAGACAACATTCGGGCTTCGGCAATTGGGAAGAGGATTCGGGTGAAGACCCTGTACTCTATGAAAATATGCTGACAACGGCTGCTCGCTCACCGGAAAAACTCAAGGATGTCGAGAATATGATTAGAATTATTAGGGATGAGAAGATTATCCCACAGGAGTTTGACCAGTTATACCAAACCTTTATTCAAGCGGCAAAGAAGGTGAAAAAATGA
- a CDS encoding flavoprotein: MENKSFRQFLNNYLDVWRNSSLPELKEIISKDYQAREISGGELVDFGYEEAIIGWEQGFKYAKENNNEWDLNEVSIIPLRDNEVMAILSATMVIDGKLLDSVSLFFQTFKLNEDNEWKLIRSYIEAGVPSPNLKEIQFS; the protein is encoded by the coding sequence ATGGAAAATAAATCATTCCGCCAGTTTCTCAACAACTATTTAGATGTCTGGAGAAATTCATCTTTACCAGAATTAAAGGAGATAATTTCCAAGGACTATCAGGCAAGGGAAATTTCTGGTGGCGAGTTAGTAGATTTTGGTTACGAAGAAGCGATTATCGGATGGGAGCAAGGGTTTAAGTATGCAAAGGAAAACAACAACGAATGGGACTTAAATGAAGTTTCAATAATTCCATTACGGGATAATGAAGTTATGGCAATTCTATCGGCTACGATGGTTATAGACGGCAAGCTTTTAGATTCTGTCAGCTTATTTTTCCAGACATTTAAGCTAAATGAAGATAACGAATGGAAGTTGATTAGAAGTTACATAGAAGCAGGAGTTCCAAGTCCAAATTTAAAAGAAATACAATTCAGCTAA
- a CDS encoding helicase-related protein has translation MIDLMQKEAEILSGLKDFQNATVERVHELFTNDYSRVLVADEVGLGKTMVAKGVIAKTARYHQDQNDDLFKVVYVCSNQNIASQNLTKLKIDQRVTLDGLSDTRLSMQHIKIFEDEFNPEIKENYIQLIPLTPSTSFNMTAGCGSVTERALLFAILRRYQPLNSLIDDLEIMMADSAYKSWDRRRDEFDQRVAECNRKSNGVYLQTMLNKVDNFFQEDPSFLQELHDVCNRINEAGDIGKRVDGQAKVIQKLRKVMAEISVDLIDADLVIMDEFQRFPELINADRDTETAILANKFFNSPKTDNKNVKILLLSATPYKPYSTLEEISETGSDEHYKEFMQATDFLFEKHPEHKQKFKKVWEDFSVALSEISTQDFAMLAAKKQKAEDSLYKGIARTERIMEKGTSEITEGSVDKEPLKITNDDVSSYIEMDALLQDIGLTEKVPVEYVKSAPFLMSFMDRYILKQKIMGHFKGNPANYALTNNPVLWLDKKKIAKYEEIRETNARLSKLKEAALSGGAERLMWIPPSLPYYEFGGCYEGQSNFSKVLVFSGWEMVPRAIATLLSYESERKTVGELVRKTPKKKRTKTYNYFAEKGKRFPFPRLTFSMKEGKPGNMNHLALLYPSVTLAKLFNPIDVLNREMSLQEIKTEIKAELQKLLNGITYVPREDDGRHDERWYYIAPLLFDLKEESVRKWFEKDYLLSLEGEKDQKDEKGAIAQHFDVLRYYYKNNQRPVLGRQPDDLLDVLTTMVLGSPAICAIRLFEDQNVDAIPAAIQLGRTVLDRFNTQEATSIVELQYGKKDSRGHWKNVLKYNVDGNFQAMLDEYAHMLLEEGGLKKLESHKRDLHLVEVMRNALQNHTASYNVDTYRTFKNRVSDFSGNKEKYIRMRTNYAVGFYDTRNEDNTKNRKENIRLAFNSPFRPFVLATTSIGQEGLDFHYYCRKIMHWNLPSNPIDLEQRDGRINRYKCHAIRKNIANKYGDISFNEDIWQEMFTVANEKERDEHTSELVPFWSFPGTKDVDIERIFPLYPLSRDGAKYNRLMKILALYRLSLGQARQEDLLEHLLDNNVEEEQLKDLFMNLSPYAKQKKVTHNT, from the coding sequence ATGATTGATTTGATGCAAAAAGAAGCGGAAATACTGTCAGGTCTGAAAGATTTTCAGAATGCAACGGTGGAAAGAGTCCATGAACTTTTCACAAATGATTACTCCAGGGTGTTGGTGGCCGATGAGGTGGGACTAGGTAAAACAATGGTTGCCAAAGGAGTAATAGCCAAGACCGCAAGATACCATCAGGACCAGAACGATGATTTGTTTAAAGTTGTTTATGTTTGTTCCAATCAGAATATTGCCAGTCAGAATTTGACTAAGCTGAAAATCGATCAGCGTGTAACCCTGGATGGTTTATCCGATACTCGTTTATCGATGCAGCATATTAAGATTTTTGAGGATGAATTTAATCCGGAAATAAAGGAGAACTATATTCAACTGATTCCGTTGACACCATCGACTTCATTTAATATGACAGCTGGCTGTGGGAGTGTAACGGAAAGGGCATTGCTTTTTGCAATCTTACGAAGATACCAACCCCTCAATTCTTTGATAGATGATTTGGAAATTATGATGGCCGATTCGGCTTATAAAAGTTGGGATAGGCGCAGGGATGAATTTGACCAGCGGGTGGCCGAATGTAATCGGAAAAGTAATGGTGTATACCTGCAGACCATGCTCAACAAAGTAGACAATTTTTTTCAGGAAGACCCATCATTTTTGCAGGAACTTCATGACGTATGCAACCGAATAAACGAAGCGGGAGATATAGGTAAGCGGGTAGATGGACAGGCTAAAGTAATTCAGAAATTACGTAAAGTAATGGCGGAAATCAGTGTGGACCTAATTGATGCGGATCTTGTGATTATGGATGAATTTCAACGTTTTCCAGAGCTGATCAATGCTGACAGGGACACCGAAACAGCTATACTTGCAAATAAATTTTTCAACAGTCCAAAGACTGATAATAAGAATGTAAAAATATTATTGTTATCTGCTACACCGTATAAACCGTATTCCACATTGGAGGAAATTTCCGAAACCGGCAGTGATGAACATTATAAAGAGTTCATGCAGGCTACGGATTTCCTGTTTGAGAAGCATCCGGAGCACAAGCAGAAATTCAAGAAGGTGTGGGAGGATTTTTCAGTCGCATTAAGTGAGATTTCCACACAGGATTTCGCAATGCTGGCTGCTAAAAAACAGAAGGCGGAAGATAGTCTTTATAAAGGAATTGCCCGAACAGAACGAATTATGGAAAAGGGAACAAGTGAGATTACAGAAGGGTCTGTCGATAAAGAACCACTGAAAATAACGAATGACGATGTTTCATCGTATATCGAAATGGATGCACTTTTACAGGATATTGGCTTAACAGAAAAGGTGCCGGTCGAATATGTTAAGTCTGCTCCGTTCCTGATGTCATTTATGGACCGCTACATACTAAAGCAGAAAATAATGGGACACTTCAAAGGAAATCCGGCTAATTATGCGCTTACGAACAATCCTGTGTTATGGCTGGATAAGAAAAAAATTGCTAAATACGAGGAAATACGGGAGACTAATGCAAGACTTTCGAAGCTGAAAGAAGCTGCCCTTTCCGGTGGTGCCGAGCGATTAATGTGGATTCCACCTTCACTGCCATATTATGAGTTTGGCGGATGTTATGAAGGACAGAGCAATTTTTCCAAAGTGCTTGTTTTTTCCGGATGGGAAATGGTGCCGCGTGCAATTGCAACGCTTCTTTCCTATGAATCTGAACGGAAAACAGTCGGGGAATTAGTCAGGAAAACACCGAAAAAGAAACGGACAAAAACGTATAATTATTTTGCGGAAAAAGGGAAAAGGTTTCCTTTTCCAAGATTGACGTTTTCCATGAAGGAAGGTAAACCCGGTAACATGAATCATCTGGCACTTCTGTATCCTTCTGTTACACTTGCAAAACTTTTCAATCCAATTGATGTATTGAACCGAGAGATGTCTTTACAGGAAATTAAAACAGAGATTAAAGCTGAATTGCAAAAGTTGCTTAATGGGATTACATACGTACCTAGGGAAGATGATGGACGCCATGATGAGCGTTGGTATTATATAGCCCCATTACTTTTTGATTTAAAAGAGGAATCCGTTCGGAAGTGGTTTGAAAAGGACTACCTGCTTTCGCTTGAGGGAGAAAAAGATCAGAAAGATGAGAAAGGTGCAATTGCACAGCATTTTGATGTGTTGCGTTACTACTATAAAAATAATCAGCGACCGGTTCTTGGACGACAGCCGGATGACTTACTGGATGTATTAACAACGATGGTGCTGGGATCACCAGCAATTTGTGCAATCAGGCTGTTTGAGGATCAAAATGTTGATGCTATACCTGCCGCGATCCAATTGGGAAGAACGGTTTTAGACCGATTCAATACACAGGAAGCGACGTCGATTGTTGAATTGCAGTACGGTAAAAAGGACTCGCGTGGACATTGGAAGAATGTACTGAAATATAATGTGGACGGCAACTTTCAGGCTATGCTGGATGAATATGCCCACATGCTTCTGGAGGAAGGCGGTCTCAAAAAGCTGGAAAGTCATAAACGGGATTTGCATCTAGTGGAAGTAATGAGAAATGCACTGCAAAACCATACGGCGAGCTACAATGTTGATACGTACCGCACCTTTAAGAACCGGGTATCAGATTTTAGCGGGAACAAGGAAAAGTATATTCGAATGCGCACCAATTATGCGGTGGGATTTTATGATACTCGAAATGAGGATAACACGAAAAACCGTAAAGAAAATATCCGACTGGCATTTAATTCGCCTTTTCGTCCGTTTGTTTTAGCGACCACTTCGATAGGGCAGGAAGGACTGGACTTTCATTACTATTGCCGAAAAATAATGCATTGGAATCTTCCGTCCAATCCAATCGATCTGGAGCAGCGGGATGGCCGAATCAATCGATACAAATGTCACGCCATTCGAAAAAACATTGCAAACAAGTATGGGGATATTTCATTTAATGAAGATATTTGGCAGGAAATGTTCACTGTCGCAAATGAAAAGGAAAGAGATGAACATACATCAGAACTTGTCCCATTCTGGTCGTTTCCAGGAACGAAAGACGTTGATATTGAGCGGATTTTCCCGCTGTATCCACTCAGCAGAGATGGGGCAAAGTATAACCGGCTGATGAAAATATTAGCACTTTACAGGCTTAGTCTTGGCCAGGCGCGTCAGGAGGATCTGCTGGAGCATTTACTGGACAATAATGTTGAAGAAGAACAGTTGAAGGATTTATTTATGAACTTGAGCCCATATGCGAAACAGAAAAAGGTAACGCATAACACTTAA
- a CDS encoding aspartate/glutamate racemase family protein: MKRAGIVGGLGPESTVEYYQSFIHKYQGRVNSKQDLPELFINSINMYNIFKFISEDRLDDLIDYVGGAAQKLESIGADFVVISANTPHIVFDEVKKKVNVPMFSIVEETYRKADALGLKNVGLLGTKFTMEHDFFKKPFLESSKKIAVPSEEEQQFIHQRIVDELENGIVKEDTKEAFLKIINKMTREENLDGLILGCTELPMILNDEDVDIALLNTMEIHVDKMVDQVFK, from the coding sequence ATGAAGCGAGCAGGTATTGTTGGTGGTTTGGGTCCTGAATCAACGGTGGAATATTACCAGTCATTCATTCACAAATACCAGGGCCGGGTGAACAGTAAACAGGATTTGCCGGAACTCTTCATTAACAGCATAAACATGTATAACATATTCAAATTCATCAGTGAGGATCGGCTGGATGATCTGATTGATTACGTTGGCGGTGCTGCTCAGAAATTGGAGAGTATCGGTGCGGATTTTGTGGTTATTTCCGCGAATACGCCGCACATCGTGTTTGATGAAGTAAAGAAAAAAGTGAATGTTCCGATGTTCAGCATTGTAGAAGAAACGTACAGGAAAGCGGATGCGTTAGGCCTTAAAAATGTCGGGCTTCTCGGCACAAAGTTTACGATGGAACATGATTTTTTCAAAAAGCCATTTCTTGAAAGCAGTAAAAAAATTGCTGTGCCAAGCGAGGAAGAGCAGCAGTTTATCCATCAGCGGATTGTTGATGAGCTGGAAAACGGAATTGTTAAAGAGGACACGAAGGAAGCTTTTTTGAAAATCATTAACAAGATGACCAGGGAAGAAAATTTGGATGGTCTGATTCTTGGTTGTACGGAGCTGCCAATGATTTTAAATGATGAAGATGTTGATATTGCACTGCTGAATACGATGGAAATTCACGTGGATAAAATGGTGGATCAGGTTTTTAAATAA
- a CDS encoding DUF3784 domain-containing protein codes for MTVTLIIIALFVVFGIFLLNGKGSFLIAGFNTLPKEEKAKYDVEALCKFMGKMMFILSFAMVFWVLSEAFEIGWLFTVGMILFIAIVVFILVYVNTGNRFKKQ; via the coding sequence ATGACAGTAACACTCATTATCATTGCATTATTTGTTGTGTTCGGAATCTTCCTCTTAAACGGTAAAGGGTCCTTTTTAATAGCAGGGTTTAACACGCTGCCAAAGGAAGAAAAAGCAAAATATGATGTGGAAGCATTATGCAAGTTCATGGGGAAAATGATGTTTATCCTGTCTTTTGCCATGGTATTTTGGGTGCTCAGCGAAGCATTTGAAATTGGCTGGCTCTTTACAGTTGGGATGATTTTGTTTATAGCGATTGTCGTATTTATACTTGTATATGTTAATACGGGAAACAGGTTTAAAAAACAATAA
- a CDS encoding DMT family transporter, producing the protein MLKIYMLLLFVMLMWGFNVSAIKVLVNSIDPILLTSFRVFTAGMMVLMICYVMGIFRIPYKHEWLTIFYIAIFNVILHHSFVAIGLEMTSGINGGLILGMMPLVTVLMAFIVLRERISLLRTVGFILGFTGVVITTLAGASGLAAVSSGDVFVFLGVVVQGFSFMLISKLKPTFDPRLATGYMLVLGSIMIFLLSQLFGARILEMSNLFDWKLLAVFLFSAIFATAFGHMTYNYAIKKVGPVESAIFINLNTLFAVTGASIFLNESIKVNHVMGFLFILCGVFIGTGALEQLVRNRKRETE; encoded by the coding sequence ATGCTTAAAATTTACATGTTATTATTATTTGTTATGCTCATGTGGGGATTTAATGTTTCAGCTATCAAAGTACTTGTTAATTCCATTGATCCGATATTGCTGACTTCATTCCGGGTTTTCACTGCAGGAATGATGGTCCTGATGATTTGTTATGTAATGGGTATATTTCGAATCCCATACAAACATGAGTGGCTCACGATTTTTTACATAGCTATTTTTAATGTGATTTTACATCATTCCTTTGTTGCAATCGGGTTGGAAATGACATCAGGAATCAACGGAGGGCTGATTTTAGGGATGATGCCACTGGTAACAGTTCTGATGGCCTTTATTGTGCTTCGTGAGCGTATATCTTTGCTGAGAACTGTGGGTTTTATTTTGGGGTTCACCGGAGTGGTGATAACAACGTTGGCTGGTGCCAGTGGTTTGGCTGCTGTTTCCTCGGGTGATGTATTTGTGTTTTTAGGTGTCGTTGTACAGGGATTTAGCTTTATGCTTATTAGTAAACTAAAGCCGACATTTGATCCAAGGCTTGCTACTGGTTATATGTTAGTACTTGGATCCATAATGATATTCCTGTTGAGTCAATTATTTGGAGCAAGAATACTTGAAATGTCTAATTTATTTGACTGGAAATTGTTGGCTGTCTTTTTATTTAGTGCTATTTTTGCGACAGCATTTGGGCACATGACGTATAATTATGCTATTAAAAAAGTTGGTCCAGTTGAGTCTGCCATCTTTATTAATTTGAATACGCTATTTGCGGTTACAGGTGCATCCATATTTTTAAATGAGTCTATTAAGGTTAATCATGTGATGGGGTTCTTGTTTATCTTGTGCGGTGTGTTTATTGGTACTGGTGCACTGGAACAATTAGTACGGAATAGAAAAAGGGAGACAGAATAG
- a CDS encoding helix-turn-helix domain-containing protein, whose protein sequence is MILNYKYEIYPTEKQTQMLHSWISICRQQYNAALLDKQRFYKQYKKGLSRYNLQKRQTKDKKKFAFLKSVPSQPLQEVFFRLEKAFDKFFKGDARYPKQKKYKDYNSITFTQFGIGMQKVKNKKTGKTRT, encoded by the coding sequence ATGATTCTAAATTACAAGTACGAAATATACCCAACTGAAAAGCAAACTCAAATGCTACATAGCTGGATATCCATCTGTCGCCAGCAGTACAACGCTGCACTCTTGGATAAACAACGGTTTTATAAGCAATATAAAAAAGGGTTGTCACGTTACAACTTACAAAAACGGCAAACAAAGGATAAAAAGAAATTTGCCTTTTTGAAAAGTGTTCCCTCCCAGCCGTTACAAGAGGTGTTTTTTCGACTGGAAAAAGCGTTTGATAAGTTTTTCAAAGGAGATGCAAGGTACCCGAAGCAAAAGAAATACAAAGATTATAACTCTATTACCTTTACACAGTTTGGAATTGGCATGCAAAAAGTGAAGAACAAGAAAACTGGCAAGACGAGAACATAA
- a CDS encoding SDR family NAD(P)-dependent oxidoreductase produces the protein MKDKVVLITGGAGGIGRATAQLFLDNGAKVVLVDINQEALDNAKNGLNADKDRIHVVQANVTDEDDVKNYVKETVDTFGKIDVFFNNAGVNGPFEMIKDLEKEQFEQILSINVTGVFLGLKHVIRHMETQGYGSIVNTASNAAYIGSAGMAGYIASKHGVAGLTKTAALEAAGNGIRVNAVAPAAIDTQMLADIQNNITPGEPETSGEAIKQGIPVGRFGAPDEVAQVVYFLASDNASFVNGSLYNADGGMQAD, from the coding sequence ATGAAAGACAAGGTAGTTTTAATCACTGGTGGTGCAGGTGGAATCGGCAGAGCTACTGCACAGCTTTTTCTGGACAATGGAGCAAAAGTAGTATTGGTTGATATTAATCAGGAAGCACTTGATAACGCTAAAAATGGGTTGAATGCTGATAAAGATCGTATTCATGTTGTACAAGCAAATGTAACCGATGAAGATGATGTAAAGAACTATGTAAAAGAAACAGTGGATACATTTGGGAAGATTGATGTATTCTTCAACAACGCAGGAGTCAATGGTCCGTTTGAGATGATTAAGGATCTGGAAAAAGAACAATTCGAGCAAATCCTGAGTATTAATGTTACTGGCGTTTTCCTTGGCTTGAAACATGTAATCAGGCACATGGAAACACAAGGTTATGGAAGCATTGTCAACACAGCATCGAACGCTGCATATATCGGATCAGCAGGTATGGCCGGCTACATTGCCTCAAAACATGGGGTAGCTGGGCTTACTAAGACAGCTGCACTTGAAGCTGCTGGCAATGGAATTCGTGTAAATGCGGTTGCACCTGCAGCGATTGATACACAAATGCTTGCTGATATTCAGAACAACATTACGCCAGGTGAACCGGAAACATCCGGAGAAGCGATTAAGCAGGGAATCCCTGTTGGACGATTCGGCGCACCAGATGAAGTTGCACAGGTTGTTTATTTCCTTGCATCGGATAATGCATCATTCGTAAATGGTTCGTTGTATAATGCTGATGGTGGAATGCAGGCAGATTAA
- a CDS encoding RNA polymerase sigma factor — protein sequence MNLNKEVASADFEKRDDHSIEELFVTYKAPIYQFVYRYCQDEQLSIDIVQDTFVRFHKYQEHFDEEKSSIKTYLFRMAYQLMINRLKKRTRMKKKLPFLYMQNEQQVLSHEDKLSIQAVIQQLPDEQRAVILLTYYHDLKQKDISEILKIPVGTVKSRLHVSLKKLRVLLEGNE from the coding sequence ATGAATTTAAATAAAGAGGTTGCATCCGCAGATTTTGAAAAGCGAGATGACCATTCAATAGAAGAATTATTTGTTACTTATAAAGCGCCAATTTATCAGTTTGTCTATCGATATTGCCAGGATGAACAGTTAAGTATTGATATCGTACAGGATACATTTGTCAGATTTCATAAATATCAGGAACACTTTGATGAGGAAAAGTCCAGTATCAAAACCTATTTGTTCCGTATGGCATACCAGCTTATGATAAATAGACTAAAAAAGCGTACCCGAATGAAAAAAAAACTGCCTTTTTTATATATGCAAAACGAGCAACAGGTATTATCACACGAAGATAAACTATCGATTCAGGCAGTAATCCAGCAGCTCCCGGATGAACAGCGTGCAGTTATTCTATTAACGTATTATCACGATCTGAAGCAAAAGGATATTTCTGAAATTCTTAAGATCCCGGTAGGTACCGTGAAGTCACGACTTCATGTTTCACTAAAAAAATTAAGAGTATTACTGGAGGGTAACGAATGA
- a CDS encoding DUF6361 family protein, protein MNELKLGWIDYSSEHRDKVMAVLHALAAPSAMDELGIGLIRDGFADILFPGTSTIQTRAKYFLIVPYLLMELEKENYARPQDMIEKLGEEEISLIETLNKEGQSGVIGGRAGKTLKRKPANIYWNGLRTFEIFRHPSLSLDNYAKVVFRMKHNKDAAKIFGDEEHDSGHSDGEYSSTFWRCILPEQDWKDTVSMDLTYDEARFLKTKITTASRSKDSLFSYLLNEDFNEVTKINDFGALGDRFLFSGRLYEDYTLAKKFNQFISGANIRYNVIASNRENERAVAEWEKWMNSSFVKYEFQSFPYMQVIQRLDIKNLRLIKFLREWQEVALSGDDNAIDRLIIKREIELKSKDRAKLQNSKMYTYQDGDWIGSAKLQYRFTDAKTIMADIFAGLEGYYAETGR, encoded by the coding sequence TTGAATGAATTAAAACTTGGCTGGATTGATTATTCCAGCGAACACAGGGACAAGGTGATGGCCGTTTTACATGCACTAGCTGCTCCCAGTGCAATGGATGAACTTGGTATTGGTCTGATTCGTGATGGCTTTGCCGATATTCTATTTCCGGGTACTTCGACAATCCAGACTAGAGCAAAGTACTTTTTAATAGTCCCGTATTTATTGATGGAATTAGAGAAAGAGAATTATGCAAGGCCACAGGATATGATTGAGAAACTGGGAGAAGAGGAGATTTCTTTAATCGAAACACTCAATAAAGAAGGGCAGAGTGGTGTAATAGGCGGTCGTGCCGGAAAGACGCTTAAACGAAAGCCGGCGAATATATACTGGAATGGCCTCCGAACCTTTGAGATTTTCAGGCATCCTTCACTATCGCTGGATAACTACGCCAAAGTTGTCTTTCGGATGAAGCATAACAAGGATGCTGCAAAAATCTTTGGGGATGAGGAACATGATTCCGGTCACTCTGATGGTGAATATTCCAGTACGTTTTGGCGCTGTATTTTGCCGGAGCAGGATTGGAAGGATACGGTTTCCATGGATCTCACTTATGATGAAGCGCGTTTTTTAAAGACTAAAATTACAACTGCGTCAAGATCAAAGGATAGTTTATTTTCCTATTTACTTAACGAGGATTTCAATGAAGTAACAAAAATAAACGATTTTGGTGCGCTGGGGGATAGATTTTTGTTTAGCGGCAGATTATATGAAGATTACACATTAGCTAAGAAATTCAATCAATTTATCTCCGGTGCAAACATCCGCTACAATGTGATTGCTTCCAATCGGGAAAACGAACGAGCAGTGGCAGAATGGGAGAAATGGATGAACAGCTCGTTTGTTAAGTATGAGTTTCAAAGCTTCCCGTATATGCAGGTTATTCAACGCCTTGATATAAAAAACCTCCGACTGATTAAGTTTCTTCGTGAATGGCAGGAAGTCGCTCTTTCAGGTGATGATAATGCGATTGACAGGCTGATTATTAAAAGGGAAATAGAACTTAAATCTAAAGACCGCGCCAAGTTGCAAAACTCCAAAATGTATACATATCAAGATGGTGATTGGATCGGCAGTGCAAAATTGCAATATCGATTTACGGATGCAAAAACAATCATGGCGGATATTTTTGCCGGATTGGAGGGGTATTATGCTGAAACCGGGAGATAA